The Euleptes europaea isolate rEulEur1 chromosome 2, rEulEur1.hap1, whole genome shotgun sequence genome has a segment encoding these proteins:
- the CSNK2A1 gene encoding casein kinase II subunit alpha, producing MSGPVPSRARVYTDVNTHRPREYWDYESHVVEWGNQDDYQLVRKLGRGKYSEVFEAINITNNEKVVVKILKPVKKKKIKREIKILENLRGGPNIITLADIVKDPVSRTPALVFEHVNNTDFKQLYQTLTDYDIRFYMYEILKALDYCHSMGIMHRDVKPHNVMIDHEHRKLRLIDWGLAEFYHPGQEYNVRVASRYFKGPELLVDYQMYDYSLDMWSLGCMLASMIFRKEPFFHGHDNYDQLVRIAKVLGTEDLYDYIDKYNIELDPRFNDILGRHSRKRWERFVHSENQHLVSPEALDFLDKLLRYDHQSRLTAREAMEHPYFYPIVKDQARMTSASMPGSSTPVSSASMLSGISSVPTSSPLGPLAGSPVISAANALGMPVPAAAGAQQ from the exons ATGTCGGGACCGGTGCCAAGCAGGGCCAGAGTTTACACAGACGTAAATACACACAGACCCCGCGAATACTGGGATTATGAATCGCACGTGGTTGAATGGGG AAATCAAGATGATTACCAGCTAGTCCGGAAACTGGGCCGAGGCAAATACAGTGAAGTCTTCGAAGCCATCAACATCACAAATAACGAAAAAGTAGTTGTTAAAATCCTGAAG CctgtgaaaaagaagaaaatcaagCGCGAAATCAAAATCTTGGAGAACTTGCGAGGTGGTCCAAACATCATTACGCTGGCAGATATAGTGAAAGACCCTGTG TCTCGGACTCCGGCCTTGGTTTTTGAACATGTAAACAACACAGACTTCAAG CAATTGTACCAAACGTTAACAGACTACGATATTCGGTTCTACATGTATGAAATTTTGAAG GCCCTGGATTACTGTCACAGTATGGGGATCATGCATAGAGACGTCAAGCCCCACAACGTCATGATCGACCACGAGCACAGAAAG CTGCGGCTAATAGATTGGGGTTTGGCGGAATTCTACCATCCTGGCCAAGAGTACAACGTTCGAGTGGCTTCCAGATACTTCAAAGGCCCTGAGCTCCTTGTAGATTATCAA ATGTACGATTATAGTCTGGATATGTGGAGCTTGGGTTGTATGCTAGCCAGCATGATTTTCCGGAAGGAGCCCTTTTTCCACGGCCATGACAATTATGATCAG TTGGTGAGGATAGCCAAGGTGCTGGGGACAGAAGATTTGTACGACTACATCGACAAATACAACATAGAACTTGACCCCCGCTTCAATGATATCTTGGGCAG GCACTCCCGCAAGCGATGGGAACGCTTTGTTCACAGCGAGAATCAGCACTTGGTCAGCCCGGAGGCCCTGGATTTCCTAGACAAATTGCTGCGATATGATCACCAGTCCCGGCTCACGGCAAGAGAAGCAATGGAGCACCCTTACTTTT ACCCCATAGTGAAGGACCAGGCTCGGATGACCTCAGCCAGCATGCCAGGGAGCAGCACCCCCGTCAGCAGCGCCAGCATGTTGTCAG GGATTTCTTCAGTGCCAACGTCTTCGCCCCTTGGGCCTCTGGCGGGCTCGCCTGTGATCTCTGCTGCCAACGCCCTAGGTATGCCAGTTCCAGCAGCCGCAGGAGCTCAGCAGTAG